In Stomoxys calcitrans chromosome 2, idStoCalc2.1, whole genome shotgun sequence, the following proteins share a genomic window:
- the LOC106085815 gene encoding chitin synthase chs-2 isoform X1: MSNIKHRPLAPPGTGDSDDNFTDDESTPLTHDIYGGSQRTIQETKGWDVFRDPPIKIETGSTANQECLELTVKILKIVAYIITFIVVLGGGVMAKGTVLFMTSQLNKDKRVEFCNKDLGRDKTFVVKLPEEERIAWLWALIIAFAVPEVGALIRSTRICFFKTFKVPQKSHFMFMFIMESLNTFGTALLMFVVLPQLDAIQGAMLTNCLCVVPGILGLMSRTSKEGKRFAKMLIDLVALAAQVTGFVVWPLLENRKELWVIPVACLMISCGWWENYVDSQSSFGIIRAMGRIKDDLKYTRYFSHMFLSIWKIALFMCSVLFIYWTQGDEPGNIFTMFGDAFGPHKISVDELATTLSGSLPDTIDAANIDSIDIDAAHYTVIYVLLIQIFGAYLCYIFGKFACKILIQGFSYAFPVSLTIPISVSLLIAACGIRIDDPCFFHDTIPDYLFFTSPSNFRFNDFVTQQMAWAWILWLLSQTWISLHIWTPKCERLATTEKLFVKPMYCALLIDQSMAMNRRRDDQADVKTEDLSEIDKEKGDEYYETISVHTDGSAIQSKPTVKSSDHITRIYACATMWHETKDEMMEFLKSVMRLDEDQCARRVAQKYLRIVDPDYYEFETHTFFDDAFEISDHSDDDIQVNRFVKLLVATMDDAASEIHQTTIRLRPPKKYPTPYGGRLVWTLPGKTKFIAHLKDKDRIRHRKRWSQVMYMYYLLGHRLMELPISADRKDTIALNTYLLTLDGDIDFKPNAVTLLVDLMKKNKNLGAACGRIHPVGSGPMVWYQLFEYAIGHWLQKATEHMIGCVLCSPGCFSLFRGKALMDDNVMKKYTTQSDEARHYVQYDQGEDRWLCTLLLQRGYRVEYSAASDAYTHCPEGFNEFYNQRRRWVPSTIANIMDLLGDAKRTIKINDNISLLYIFYQMMLMGGTILGPGTIFLMLVGAFVAAFRIDNWTSFHYNIVPILAFMVVCFTCKSNIQLFVAQVLSTAYALIMMAVIVGTALQLGEDGIGSPSAIFLIAMTGSFFIAACLHPQEFWCISCGLIYLLSIPSMYLLLILYSIINLNVVSWGTREVVAKKTKKELEAEKKAAEEAAKKVKQKSMLGFLQGGMGSNADDEGSVEFSLAGLFRCVFCTHGKTSDEKQQLTAIAESLDTIKTRIDSIEQTVNPHETSHRHGRRRTTSGSSKDHHLLSSVAEKSGDESDETESDSSGEPKQERDFLTNPYWIEDPDLRKGEVDFLSSSEIQFWKDLIDKYLFPIDNDPVEQARIAKDLKELRDSSVFAFFMVNALFVLIVFLLQLNKDNIHVKWPFGVRTNITYDESTQEVHISKEYLQLEPIGLVFVFFFALILVIQFTAMLFHRFGTLAHILSSTELNFCKKKTEDMSQDALIDKHAVEIVKNLQRLQGIDGDYDNDSGSGPDRIARRKTIQNLEKARQPRRQIGTLDVAFKKRFMKLTADAENNPSTPILTRRLTMRAETIRALEVRKNSVMAERRKSAMQTLGAKNEYGITTATALNNNGGIPNARSGRISNAGISIKDVFNVNGGPGEQIYGSNGGGTINQGYEHVTEEDEVNSLRLTTRNPPQVTWGTNSNSSGRL, encoded by the exons ATGTCTAACATCAAACATCGCCCTCTGGCCCCGCCAGGCACGGGCGATAGTGATGACAATTTCACGGATGACGAGAGTACACCATTGACACATGATATTTATGGCGGAAG CCAACGAACAATACAGGAAACAAAAGGCTGGGATGTATTTCGAGATCCACCAATTAAAATTGAAACAGGTTCAACGGCGAATCAGGAATGTTTGGAGTTAACGGTGAAAATCCTAAAAATCGTGGCCTACATCATTACCTTTATTGTAGTTTTGGGTGGCGGAGTAATGGCAAAGGGCACTGTCCTGTTCATGACATCGCAGCTCAATAAAGACAAAAGAGTAGAATTTTGTAATAAAGACTTG GGTCGTGATAAGACGTTCGTGGTAAAATTACCAGAAGAGGAACGCATTGCATGGCTGTGGGCTTTGATAATTGCGTTCGCTGTCCCGGAAGTAGGTGCTCTCATACGTTCGACACGTATTTGCTTTTTCAAAACTTTCAAAGTACCACAAAAATCACATTTCATGTTCATGTTCATCATGGAGAGCTTGAACACGTTCGGGACGGCTTTGTTAATGTTCGTGGTATTGCCCCAATTGGATGCCATACAAGGAGCTATGTTGACCAATTGCCTTTGTGTGGTGCCGGGTATATTGGGCCTAATGTCGAGAACATCAAAGGAGGGCAAACGTTTCGCAAAAATGCTAATCGATCTGGTGGCCTTGGCAGCGCAGGTTACTGGCTTCGTGGTCTGGCCCCTACTAGAAAACCGCAAAGAACTTTGGGTTATTCCGGTGGCCTGTCTAATGATTTCGTGTGGCTGGTGGGAAAACTATGTGGACTCTCAGTCATCGTTTGGCATAATACGCGCTATGGGCAGAATTAAGGACGATTTGAAATACACCCGTTACTTTAGCCACATGTTTTTATCGATTTGGAAAATTGCGCTGTTTATGTGCTCGGTCTTGTTCATCTATTGGACGCAAGGAGATGAACCAGGAAATATCTTTACCATGTTTGGCGATGCGTTTGGACCACACAAAATTTCCGTCGACGAGTTGGCCACGACGCTCTCGGGAAGCTTACCGGACACTATCGACGCAGCCAACATCGATAGCATAGACATTGACGCAGCTCACTACACTGTTATTTATGTCCTTTTGATACAGATTTTCGGAGCCTACCTTTGCTACATCTTCGGCAAGtttgcttgcaaaattttgatcCAGGGCTTCAGTTATGCCTTCCCCGTCAGCTTGACCATACCGATCTCAGTATCACTGCTTATTGCCGCCTGTGGCATTCGCATTGACGATCCTTGTTTCTTTCATGATACCATACCGGACTATTTGTTCTTTACCAGTCCATCGAACTTCAGATTTAATGATTTCGTCACTCAACAAATGGCATGGGCTTGGATTCTGTGGTTGCTTAGCCAGACCTGGATCAGCCTGCACATTTGGACCCCGAAGTGTGAACGTTTGGCCACCACGGAAAAACTCTTCGTAAAGCCCATGTATTGTGCCCTGCTAATAGATCAGTCGATGGCCATGAACCGAAGAAGAGATGATCAGGCGGATGTTAAGACTGAG gACCTCTCTGAAATTGACAAGGAAAAAGGAGATGAATACTATGAGACCATATCGGTGCACACTGATGGCTCCGCTATACAAAGCAAACCCACCGTCAAGTCTTCCGATCATATTACCCGCATCTATGCTTGTGCTACTATGTGGCATGAAACCAAAGATGAGATGATGGAGTTCTTGAAGAGTGTCATGCGCTTGGATGAAGATCAGTGCGCTCGGCGAGTAGCTCAGAAATATTTAAGGATTGTCGATCCCGATTACTATGAATTTGAGA CCCACACCTTCTTCGATGACGCTTTTGAAATTTCCGATCACAGTGACGATGATATTCAAGTTAATCGTTTCGTCAAATTGCTGGTAGCCACAATGGACGACGCTGCCTCGGAAATCCATCAAACCACCATTCGTTTGCGGCCGCCTAAGAAATATCCCACACCTTATGGTGGGCGTTTGGTATGGACCCTGCCGGGCAAGACAAAGTTCATAGCTCACTTGAAGGACAAAGATCGTATTCGTCATCGTAAGCGTTGGTCTCAAGTCATGTACATGTACTACTTGTTGGGCCATCGCCTCATGGAGTTGCCTATTTCCGCAGACCGCAAGGACACCATTGCCCTGAATACCTATCTGCTTACTCTGGATGGTGACATTGATTTTAAGCCCAATGCGGTAACATTGTTGGTGGATTTGATGAAGAAGAACAAGAATTTAGGTGCGGCTTGTGGACGTATTCATCCCGTGGGTTCGGGGCCTATGGTATGGTATCAGCTGTTCGAGTACGCCATTGGTCATTGGCTGCAAAAGGCCACGGAACATATGATCGGTTGTGTACTTTGTAGTCCTGGTTGTTTCTCACTCTTCCGTGGAAAGGCCTTGATGGACGACAATGTCATGAAGAAGTACACTACCCAGTCAGACGAGGCTCGGCATTATGTGCAATACGATCAGGGCGAAGATCGTTGGCTGTGTACATTGCTCTTGCAGAGAGGCTATCGTGTCGAATACTCAGCCGCCTCAGATGCCTACACCCATTGTCCAGAAGGCTTCAATGAATTCTACAATCAACGTCGTCGTTGGGTACCCTCAACTATTGCCAACATTATGGATCTGCTGGGCGATGCCAAACGCACAATCAAAATCAATGACAACATTTCGCTGCTCTACATCTTCTATCAAATGATGTTGATGGGTGGCACCATCCTGGGCCCCGGAACGATCTTTCTTATGTTGGTGGGTGCTTTCGTGGCCGCCTTCCGCATTGACAATTGGACATCCTTCCACTACAACATCGTACCGATCTTAGCCTTTATGGTAGTCTGCTTCACGTGTAAATCCAATATACAGCTGTTTGTGGCTCAAGTCCTGTCCACGGCATATGCCTTAATTATGATGGCGGTCATAGTTGGTACAGCATTACAGTTAGGCGAGGACGGCATTGGTTCACCCTCTGCCATTTTCTTGATAGCCATGACTGGGTCTTTCTTCATAGCGGCGTGTCTCCATCCGCAAGAGTTCTGGTGTATATCGTGTGGTCTCATCTATCTGTTGTCCATTCCTTCTATGTACTTGCTTTTGATTTTGTATTCGATTATAAATTTGAATGTCGTCTCCTGGGGTACACGAGAAGTGGTGGCAAAGAAGACCAAAAAGGAATTGGAGGCCGAGAAGAAAGCCGCCGAGGAGGCAGCCAAAAAGGTTAAGCAAAAAAGTATGCTGGGATTCTTACAGGGTGGCATGGGCAGCAATGCCGATGATGAAGGCTCCGTAGAGTTCTCCTTGGCCGGTCTATTCCGTTGTGTTTTCTGTACACATGGCAAGACATCCGATGAGAAGCAGCAACTTACAGCCATTGCCGAATCATTGGACACCATCAAGACGCGCATTGACAGCATTGAACAGACAGTCAATCCCCACGAAACTTCACATCGCCACGGTCGCCGGCGTACCACCTCAGGCAGTTCAAAGGACCACCATTTGTTATCCTCCGTGGCAGAAAAGTCTGGTGATGAATCCGATGAAACCGAATCCGATTCTTCCGGTGAGCCCAAGCAGGAAAGAGACTTCCTTACGAATCCCTATTGGATAGAAGACCCCGATCTGCGTAAAGGTGAAGTGGATTTCCTCTCTAGCTCTGAAATTCAATTCTGGAAAGACTTGATTGACAAATATCTCTTCCCCATCGATAATGATCCCGTTGAACAG gcaaGAATTGCTAAAGATCTTAAAGAATTGCGCGATTCATCGGTTTTCGCCTTCTTCATGGTGAATGCCCTATTCGTACTAATCGTGTTCTTATTGCAATTGAACAAGGATAATATCCACGTCAAGTGGCCATTCGGTGTACGCACAAATATCACCTATGATGAATCCACACAGGAG GTCCACATATCCAAAGAGTATCTACAATTGGAacccatcggtttggtgtttgtGTTCTTCTTCGCATTGATTTTGGTCATACAATTTACGGCCATGTTGTTCCATCGTTTCGGCACCTTGGCGCACATTTTGTCTTCGACAGAATTGAATTTCTGTAAAAAGAAAACTGAGGACATGTCACAGGATGCTCTAATAGATAAG CATGCGGTTGAAatagtgaaaaatctccaacGACTGCAAGGTATCGACGGAGACTATGACAATGATTCCGGCAGTGGTCCCGATCGCATCGCTCGACGCAAAACTATACAGAATCTGGAAAAGGCCCGCCAACCTAGACGACAGATTGGTACTCTTGATGTGGCATTCAAGAAGCGTTTTATGAAATTAACAGCGGATGCAGAAAATAATCCCT CAACACCTATTTTGACGAGACGTTTAACAATGCGTGCCGAAACCATAAGGGCCTTGGAGGTTCGCAAAAATTCAGTTATGGCCGAGAGAAGGAAATCGGCCATGCAAACCTTGGGGGCAAagaacgaatatggcattacaaCTGCAACAGCG TTAAACAATAACGGTGGCATACCAAATGCTCGCAGTGGTCGTATTTCTAATGCAGGCATTAGCATTAAAGATGTGTTCAATGTCAACGGTGGACCAGGGGAG
- the LOC106085815 gene encoding chitin synthase chs-2 isoform X2 yields MSNIKHRPLAPPGTGDSDDNFTDDESTPLTHDIYGGSQRTIQETKGWDVFRDPPIKIETGSTANQECLELTVKILKIVAYIITFIVVLGGGVMAKGTVLFMTSQLNKDKRVEFCNKDLGRDKTFVVKLPEEERIAWLWALIIAFAVPEVGALIRSTRICFFKTFKVPQKSHFMFMFIMESLNTFGTALLMFVVLPQLDAIQGAMLTNCLCVVPGILGLMSRTSKEGKRFAKMLIDLVALAAQVTGFVVWPLLENRKELWVIPVACLMISCGWWENYVDSQSSFGIIRAMGRIKDDLKYTRYFSHMFLSIWKIALFMCSVLFIYWTQGDEPGNIFTMFGDAFGPHKISVDELATTLSGSLPDTIDAANIDSIDIDAAHYTVIYVLLIQIFGAYLCYIFGKFACKILIQGFSYAFPVSLTIPISVSLLIAACGIRIDDPCFFHDTIPDYLFFTSPSNFRFNDFVTQQMAWAWILWLLSQTWISLHIWTPKCERLATTEKLFVKPMYCALLIDQSMAMNRRRDDQADVKTEDLSEIDKEKGDEYYETISVHTDGSAIQSKPTVKSSDHITRIYACATMWHETKDEMMEFLKSVMRLDEDQCARRVAQKYLRIVDPDYYEFETHTFFDDAFEISDHSDDDIQVNRFVKLLVATMDDAASEIHQTTIRLRPPKKYPTPYGGRLVWTLPGKTKFIAHLKDKDRIRHRKRWSQVMYMYYLLGHRLMELPISADRKDTIALNTYLLTLDGDIDFKPNAVTLLVDLMKKNKNLGAACGRIHPVGSGPMVWYQLFEYAIGHWLQKATEHMIGCVLCSPGCFSLFRGKALMDDNVMKKYTTQSDEARHYVQYDQGEDRWLCTLLLQRGYRVEYSAASDAYTHCPEGFNEFYNQRRRWVPSTIANIMDLLGDAKRTIKINDNISLLYIFYQMMLMGGTILGPGTIFLMLVGAFVAAFRIDNWTSFHYNIVPILAFMVVCFTCKSNIQLFVAQVLSTAYALIMMAVIVGTALQLGEDGIGSPSAIFLIAMTGSFFIAACLHPQEFWCISCGLIYLLSIPSMYLLLILYSIINLNVVSWGTREVVAKKTKKELEAEKKAAEEAAKKVKQKSMLGFLQGGMGSNADDEGSVEFSLAGLFRCVFCTHGKTSDEKQQLTAIAESLDTIKTRIDSIEQTVNPHETSHRHGRRRTTSGSSKDHHLLSSVAEKSGDESDETESDSSGEPKQERDFLTNPYWIEDPDLRKGEVDFLSSSEIQFWKDLIDKYLFPIDNDPVEQARIASDLIELRNKSVFAFFMANALFVLIVFLLQLNKDKLHIVWPLGVKTNITYIEETSEVHISKEYLQLEPIGLVFVFFFALILVIQFTAMLFHRFGTLAHILSSTELNFCKKKTEDMSQDALIDKHAVEIVKNLQRLQGIDGDYDNDSGSGPDRIARRKTIQNLEKARQPRRQIGTLDVAFKKRFMKLTADAENNPSTPILTRRLTMRAETIRALEVRKNSVMAERRKSAMQTLGAKNEYGITTATALNNNGGIPNARSGRISNAGISIKDVFNVNGGPGEQIYGSNGGGTINQGYEHVTEEDEVNSLRLTTRNPPQVTWGTNSNSSGRL; encoded by the exons ATGTCTAACATCAAACATCGCCCTCTGGCCCCGCCAGGCACGGGCGATAGTGATGACAATTTCACGGATGACGAGAGTACACCATTGACACATGATATTTATGGCGGAAG CCAACGAACAATACAGGAAACAAAAGGCTGGGATGTATTTCGAGATCCACCAATTAAAATTGAAACAGGTTCAACGGCGAATCAGGAATGTTTGGAGTTAACGGTGAAAATCCTAAAAATCGTGGCCTACATCATTACCTTTATTGTAGTTTTGGGTGGCGGAGTAATGGCAAAGGGCACTGTCCTGTTCATGACATCGCAGCTCAATAAAGACAAAAGAGTAGAATTTTGTAATAAAGACTTG GGTCGTGATAAGACGTTCGTGGTAAAATTACCAGAAGAGGAACGCATTGCATGGCTGTGGGCTTTGATAATTGCGTTCGCTGTCCCGGAAGTAGGTGCTCTCATACGTTCGACACGTATTTGCTTTTTCAAAACTTTCAAAGTACCACAAAAATCACATTTCATGTTCATGTTCATCATGGAGAGCTTGAACACGTTCGGGACGGCTTTGTTAATGTTCGTGGTATTGCCCCAATTGGATGCCATACAAGGAGCTATGTTGACCAATTGCCTTTGTGTGGTGCCGGGTATATTGGGCCTAATGTCGAGAACATCAAAGGAGGGCAAACGTTTCGCAAAAATGCTAATCGATCTGGTGGCCTTGGCAGCGCAGGTTACTGGCTTCGTGGTCTGGCCCCTACTAGAAAACCGCAAAGAACTTTGGGTTATTCCGGTGGCCTGTCTAATGATTTCGTGTGGCTGGTGGGAAAACTATGTGGACTCTCAGTCATCGTTTGGCATAATACGCGCTATGGGCAGAATTAAGGACGATTTGAAATACACCCGTTACTTTAGCCACATGTTTTTATCGATTTGGAAAATTGCGCTGTTTATGTGCTCGGTCTTGTTCATCTATTGGACGCAAGGAGATGAACCAGGAAATATCTTTACCATGTTTGGCGATGCGTTTGGACCACACAAAATTTCCGTCGACGAGTTGGCCACGACGCTCTCGGGAAGCTTACCGGACACTATCGACGCAGCCAACATCGATAGCATAGACATTGACGCAGCTCACTACACTGTTATTTATGTCCTTTTGATACAGATTTTCGGAGCCTACCTTTGCTACATCTTCGGCAAGtttgcttgcaaaattttgatcCAGGGCTTCAGTTATGCCTTCCCCGTCAGCTTGACCATACCGATCTCAGTATCACTGCTTATTGCCGCCTGTGGCATTCGCATTGACGATCCTTGTTTCTTTCATGATACCATACCGGACTATTTGTTCTTTACCAGTCCATCGAACTTCAGATTTAATGATTTCGTCACTCAACAAATGGCATGGGCTTGGATTCTGTGGTTGCTTAGCCAGACCTGGATCAGCCTGCACATTTGGACCCCGAAGTGTGAACGTTTGGCCACCACGGAAAAACTCTTCGTAAAGCCCATGTATTGTGCCCTGCTAATAGATCAGTCGATGGCCATGAACCGAAGAAGAGATGATCAGGCGGATGTTAAGACTGAG gACCTCTCTGAAATTGACAAGGAAAAAGGAGATGAATACTATGAGACCATATCGGTGCACACTGATGGCTCCGCTATACAAAGCAAACCCACCGTCAAGTCTTCCGATCATATTACCCGCATCTATGCTTGTGCTACTATGTGGCATGAAACCAAAGATGAGATGATGGAGTTCTTGAAGAGTGTCATGCGCTTGGATGAAGATCAGTGCGCTCGGCGAGTAGCTCAGAAATATTTAAGGATTGTCGATCCCGATTACTATGAATTTGAGA CCCACACCTTCTTCGATGACGCTTTTGAAATTTCCGATCACAGTGACGATGATATTCAAGTTAATCGTTTCGTCAAATTGCTGGTAGCCACAATGGACGACGCTGCCTCGGAAATCCATCAAACCACCATTCGTTTGCGGCCGCCTAAGAAATATCCCACACCTTATGGTGGGCGTTTGGTATGGACCCTGCCGGGCAAGACAAAGTTCATAGCTCACTTGAAGGACAAAGATCGTATTCGTCATCGTAAGCGTTGGTCTCAAGTCATGTACATGTACTACTTGTTGGGCCATCGCCTCATGGAGTTGCCTATTTCCGCAGACCGCAAGGACACCATTGCCCTGAATACCTATCTGCTTACTCTGGATGGTGACATTGATTTTAAGCCCAATGCGGTAACATTGTTGGTGGATTTGATGAAGAAGAACAAGAATTTAGGTGCGGCTTGTGGACGTATTCATCCCGTGGGTTCGGGGCCTATGGTATGGTATCAGCTGTTCGAGTACGCCATTGGTCATTGGCTGCAAAAGGCCACGGAACATATGATCGGTTGTGTACTTTGTAGTCCTGGTTGTTTCTCACTCTTCCGTGGAAAGGCCTTGATGGACGACAATGTCATGAAGAAGTACACTACCCAGTCAGACGAGGCTCGGCATTATGTGCAATACGATCAGGGCGAAGATCGTTGGCTGTGTACATTGCTCTTGCAGAGAGGCTATCGTGTCGAATACTCAGCCGCCTCAGATGCCTACACCCATTGTCCAGAAGGCTTCAATGAATTCTACAATCAACGTCGTCGTTGGGTACCCTCAACTATTGCCAACATTATGGATCTGCTGGGCGATGCCAAACGCACAATCAAAATCAATGACAACATTTCGCTGCTCTACATCTTCTATCAAATGATGTTGATGGGTGGCACCATCCTGGGCCCCGGAACGATCTTTCTTATGTTGGTGGGTGCTTTCGTGGCCGCCTTCCGCATTGACAATTGGACATCCTTCCACTACAACATCGTACCGATCTTAGCCTTTATGGTAGTCTGCTTCACGTGTAAATCCAATATACAGCTGTTTGTGGCTCAAGTCCTGTCCACGGCATATGCCTTAATTATGATGGCGGTCATAGTTGGTACAGCATTACAGTTAGGCGAGGACGGCATTGGTTCACCCTCTGCCATTTTCTTGATAGCCATGACTGGGTCTTTCTTCATAGCGGCGTGTCTCCATCCGCAAGAGTTCTGGTGTATATCGTGTGGTCTCATCTATCTGTTGTCCATTCCTTCTATGTACTTGCTTTTGATTTTGTATTCGATTATAAATTTGAATGTCGTCTCCTGGGGTACACGAGAAGTGGTGGCAAAGAAGACCAAAAAGGAATTGGAGGCCGAGAAGAAAGCCGCCGAGGAGGCAGCCAAAAAGGTTAAGCAAAAAAGTATGCTGGGATTCTTACAGGGTGGCATGGGCAGCAATGCCGATGATGAAGGCTCCGTAGAGTTCTCCTTGGCCGGTCTATTCCGTTGTGTTTTCTGTACACATGGCAAGACATCCGATGAGAAGCAGCAACTTACAGCCATTGCCGAATCATTGGACACCATCAAGACGCGCATTGACAGCATTGAACAGACAGTCAATCCCCACGAAACTTCACATCGCCACGGTCGCCGGCGTACCACCTCAGGCAGTTCAAAGGACCACCATTTGTTATCCTCCGTGGCAGAAAAGTCTGGTGATGAATCCGATGAAACCGAATCCGATTCTTCCGGTGAGCCCAAGCAGGAAAGAGACTTCCTTACGAATCCCTATTGGATAGAAGACCCCGATCTGCGTAAAGGTGAAGTGGATTTCCTCTCTAGCTCTGAAATTCAATTCTGGAAAGACTTGATTGACAAATATCTCTTCCCCATCGATAATGATCCCGTTGAACAG GCTCGCATAGCCTCGGATCTGATTGAATTGAGGAATAAATCGGTGTTCGCTTTCTTCATGGCCAACGCCTTGTTTGTGTTGATCGTATTCTTGTTGCAATTGAACAAGGACAAGCTCCACATTGTGTGGCCATTGGGCGTCAAGACGAACATCACATACATTGAAGAGACATCTGAG GTCCACATATCCAAAGAGTATCTACAATTGGAacccatcggtttggtgtttgtGTTCTTCTTCGCATTGATTTTGGTCATACAATTTACGGCCATGTTGTTCCATCGTTTCGGCACCTTGGCGCACATTTTGTCTTCGACAGAATTGAATTTCTGTAAAAAGAAAACTGAGGACATGTCACAGGATGCTCTAATAGATAAG CATGCGGTTGAAatagtgaaaaatctccaacGACTGCAAGGTATCGACGGAGACTATGACAATGATTCCGGCAGTGGTCCCGATCGCATCGCTCGACGCAAAACTATACAGAATCTGGAAAAGGCCCGCCAACCTAGACGACAGATTGGTACTCTTGATGTGGCATTCAAGAAGCGTTTTATGAAATTAACAGCGGATGCAGAAAATAATCCCT CAACACCTATTTTGACGAGACGTTTAACAATGCGTGCCGAAACCATAAGGGCCTTGGAGGTTCGCAAAAATTCAGTTATGGCCGAGAGAAGGAAATCGGCCATGCAAACCTTGGGGGCAAagaacgaatatggcattacaaCTGCAACAGCG TTAAACAATAACGGTGGCATACCAAATGCTCGCAGTGGTCGTATTTCTAATGCAGGCATTAGCATTAAAGATGTGTTCAATGTCAACGGTGGACCAGGGGAG